The Musa acuminata AAA Group cultivar baxijiao chromosome BXJ1-3, Cavendish_Baxijiao_AAA, whole genome shotgun sequence genome window below encodes:
- the LOC135623646 gene encoding uncharacterized protein LOC135623646 isoform X2: protein MIRLVKWAAADRKVAEDSDIVDPASVPRKLRSAINKRGSQTSPNEATVTKKKHHCTSNGLQVLHGDGGRRCKQSMLFDSLTKDEEIAVDALCTLSRMPPLCKQIPLQEWSRVSDDCQDIDATSGQCLEDIKEEDKNVLQQSTVCEVRTLSFMEKPFKETIKDGHAPSRQPITVCGKPTYDSNCTRTPEPGGHIAPLSENEHPGNTPFRNLMNSSSPSGILPHSCNGIRALQPTQYDDITALPPCKLDMSLQNGDAGSASLGHEVQQAEHGSQSCAKLVYVEGAIPPHAQASSDCAECPELSTITARLASNGIDHPTKKVLIDVKSDTKNCATHVFICNLIKCYQNKGNQRTVSLSSEEPKSRNESNLHATLNNDISGLRSGSNSVTSAATNGSIVERNTHGGRNEIRCSKTFMPAHLSSVSLEVKQKRTCDFLSLSAGGVASTSPNGMQHPGKLVSPFLHAQVPHHSLMPYPFPRVPYGPPYPEKVAPPAATQQAQLQVAHYGGNPFYGLNMDNTIGNIQLQQQRQQQQIWQAHLANYRVPVGVSVLQNEQLRDSSGPMSQRVQASSTLSPSCLQIQGGSSHRPIFQQQHHLLANGSPSSSKVKPHQHQQFGDMH, encoded by the exons ATGATTCGTCTGGTGAAGTGGGCTGCAGCAGATCGGAAG GTAGCTGAGGATAGCGATATTGTCGATCCTGCATCTGTGCCAAGGAAATTGAGATCAG CTATCAACAAACGCGGCAGTCAGACATCACCTAATGAAGCAACAGTTACAAAGAAGAAACATCATTGTACTTCTAATGGTCTCCAGGTGCTGCATGGGGATGGCGGAAGGAGGTGCAAACAAAGCATG CTGTTTGACTCACTTACCAAGGATGAAGAGATAGCCGTTGATGCTTTATGTACATTATCTAGAATGCCACCTCTATGCAAGCAAATTCCACTACAGGAATGGAGTAGAGTGTCAGATGATTGTCAGGATATCGATGCAACCTCAGGCCAATGTTTAGAAG ATATAAAAGAGGAGGATAAAAATGTTTTGCAACAAAGCACTGTCTGTGAAGTAAGGACTCTCTCTTTTATGGAAAAGCCATTTAAAGAGACAATAAAGGATGGACATGCTCCTTCCAGACAACCTATCACAGTTTGTGGAAAGCCAACTTATGATTCCAATTGTACTAGAACTCCTGAACCTGGTGGTCACATAGCTCCCTTGTCCGAGAATGAACACCCAGGGAATACTCCTTTCAGAAATCTTATGAATTCTTCAAGCCCTTCAGGAATCTTGCCTCACAGTTGTAATGGAATCAG GGCACTGCAACCGACTCAATATGATGATATAACAGCCCTTCCACCATGCAAATTAGATATGTCACTACAG AACGGAGATGCTGGATCGGCTTCGCTGGGACATGAAGTTCAACAAGCAGAGCATGGGAGTCAAAGTTGTGCAAAACTTGTCTATGTGGAAG GGGCTATTCCACCACATGCCCAGGCCTCAAGCGATTGTGCAGAGTGTCCTGAACTTAGCACTATTACTGCTAGACTTGCTTCAAATGGAATTGACCATCCAACTAAGAAG GTTCTGATCGATGTGAAGTCGGATACAAAAAACTGTGCTACTCATGTATTCATATGCAATCTTATCAAATGCTATCAAAATAAGGGGAATCAACGGACAGTGTCACTGTCGTCCGAGGAACCAAAGTCCAGGAATGAGTCAAATTTGCATGCAACATTAAACAATGATATATCTGGGTTACGAAGTGGATCCAACAGTGTGACATCTGCTGCTACCAATGGTTCTATAGTTGAGAGAAATACACATGGAGGAAGAAATGAAATTCGATGTAGCAAAACATTTATGCCAGCTCACCTGTCTTCAGTCTCATTAGAAGTCAAGCAAAAGCGG ACCTGTGACTTCCTCTCCTTATCAGCTGGTGGTGTTGCTAGTACTTCTCCAAATGGAATGCAACATCCTGGGAAGCTTGTTTCTCCTTTTTTGCATGCTCAGGTTCCACACCATTCTCTCATGCCATATCCTTTCCCTCGTGTACCATATGGCCCACCTTACCCAGAGAAGGTAGCACCACCTGCAGCTACTCAACAG GCACAACTACAAGTAGCACATTACGGAGGCAACCCATTCTATGGACTTAATATGGACAACACTATAGGCAATATACAGCTGCAGCAACAGCGCCAGCAGCAACAGATATGGCAAGCCCATCTTGCAAACTACAGGGTTCCTGTAGGCGTTTCAGTGTTGCAGAACGAGCAACTCCGTGATTCAT
- the LOC135623646 gene encoding uncharacterized protein LOC135623646 isoform X1, with product MVGSDRDRQRSRDLMRGTSRASRLSPAKRQPIGFSSPTVSNDNVHFNSGDGVDTNASMARWKDKVRISRWRLNNNDSSGEVGCSRSEGEEANPIRAMLGSITTASLTSRKTVGLHEKVAEDSDIVDPASVPRKLRSAINKRGSQTSPNEATVTKKKHHCTSNGLQVLHGDGGRRCKQSMLFDSLTKDEEIAVDALCTLSRMPPLCKQIPLQEWSRVSDDCQDIDATSGQCLEDIKEEDKNVLQQSTVCEVRTLSFMEKPFKETIKDGHAPSRQPITVCGKPTYDSNCTRTPEPGGHIAPLSENEHPGNTPFRNLMNSSSPSGILPHSCNGIRALQPTQYDDITALPPCKLDMSLQNGDAGSASLGHEVQQAEHGSQSCAKLVYVEGAIPPHAQASSDCAECPELSTITARLASNGIDHPTKKVLIDVKSDTKNCATHVFICNLIKCYQNKGNQRTVSLSSEEPKSRNESNLHATLNNDISGLRSGSNSVTSAATNGSIVERNTHGGRNEIRCSKTFMPAHLSSVSLEVKQKRTCDFLSLSAGGVASTSPNGMQHPGKLVSPFLHAQVPHHSLMPYPFPRVPYGPPYPEKVAPPAATQQAQLQVAHYGGNPFYGLNMDNTIGNIQLQQQRQQQQIWQAHLANYRVPVGVSVLQNEQLRDSSGPMSQRVQASSTLSPSCLQIQGGSSHRPIFQQQHHLLANGSPSSSKVKPHQHQQFGDMH from the exons ATGGTGGGATCAGATAGAGACAGGCAGCGATCGCGAGATTTGATGCGTGGAACAAGCAGGGCGAGTCGTCTCTCGCCCGCTAAGCGACAGCCAATCGGCTTCTCCTCGCCAACCG TTTCAAATGATAATGTCCACTTTAACAGTGGAGATGGAGTAGACACGAATGCGTCGATGGCTAGGTGGAAGGACAAGGTCAGGATTTCAAGGTGGAGATTGAACAACAATGATTCGTCTGGTGAAGTGGGCTGCAGCAGATCGGAAGGTGAGGAGGCTAATCCTATTCGTGCAATGCTTGGTAGTATCACCACCGCTAGTCTAACTAGTAGGAAGACAGTTGGGCTCCATGAAAAG GTAGCTGAGGATAGCGATATTGTCGATCCTGCATCTGTGCCAAGGAAATTGAGATCAG CTATCAACAAACGCGGCAGTCAGACATCACCTAATGAAGCAACAGTTACAAAGAAGAAACATCATTGTACTTCTAATGGTCTCCAGGTGCTGCATGGGGATGGCGGAAGGAGGTGCAAACAAAGCATG CTGTTTGACTCACTTACCAAGGATGAAGAGATAGCCGTTGATGCTTTATGTACATTATCTAGAATGCCACCTCTATGCAAGCAAATTCCACTACAGGAATGGAGTAGAGTGTCAGATGATTGTCAGGATATCGATGCAACCTCAGGCCAATGTTTAGAAG ATATAAAAGAGGAGGATAAAAATGTTTTGCAACAAAGCACTGTCTGTGAAGTAAGGACTCTCTCTTTTATGGAAAAGCCATTTAAAGAGACAATAAAGGATGGACATGCTCCTTCCAGACAACCTATCACAGTTTGTGGAAAGCCAACTTATGATTCCAATTGTACTAGAACTCCTGAACCTGGTGGTCACATAGCTCCCTTGTCCGAGAATGAACACCCAGGGAATACTCCTTTCAGAAATCTTATGAATTCTTCAAGCCCTTCAGGAATCTTGCCTCACAGTTGTAATGGAATCAG GGCACTGCAACCGACTCAATATGATGATATAACAGCCCTTCCACCATGCAAATTAGATATGTCACTACAG AACGGAGATGCTGGATCGGCTTCGCTGGGACATGAAGTTCAACAAGCAGAGCATGGGAGTCAAAGTTGTGCAAAACTTGTCTATGTGGAAG GGGCTATTCCACCACATGCCCAGGCCTCAAGCGATTGTGCAGAGTGTCCTGAACTTAGCACTATTACTGCTAGACTTGCTTCAAATGGAATTGACCATCCAACTAAGAAG GTTCTGATCGATGTGAAGTCGGATACAAAAAACTGTGCTACTCATGTATTCATATGCAATCTTATCAAATGCTATCAAAATAAGGGGAATCAACGGACAGTGTCACTGTCGTCCGAGGAACCAAAGTCCAGGAATGAGTCAAATTTGCATGCAACATTAAACAATGATATATCTGGGTTACGAAGTGGATCCAACAGTGTGACATCTGCTGCTACCAATGGTTCTATAGTTGAGAGAAATACACATGGAGGAAGAAATGAAATTCGATGTAGCAAAACATTTATGCCAGCTCACCTGTCTTCAGTCTCATTAGAAGTCAAGCAAAAGCGG ACCTGTGACTTCCTCTCCTTATCAGCTGGTGGTGTTGCTAGTACTTCTCCAAATGGAATGCAACATCCTGGGAAGCTTGTTTCTCCTTTTTTGCATGCTCAGGTTCCACACCATTCTCTCATGCCATATCCTTTCCCTCGTGTACCATATGGCCCACCTTACCCAGAGAAGGTAGCACCACCTGCAGCTACTCAACAG GCACAACTACAAGTAGCACATTACGGAGGCAACCCATTCTATGGACTTAATATGGACAACACTATAGGCAATATACAGCTGCAGCAACAGCGCCAGCAGCAACAGATATGGCAAGCCCATCTTGCAAACTACAGGGTTCCTGTAGGCGTTTCAGTGTTGCAGAACGAGCAACTCCGTGATTCAT